A genomic region of Fusarium oxysporum Fo47 chromosome VI, complete sequence contains the following coding sequences:
- a CDS encoding FAS1 domain-containing protein, whose product MLLSKVFAGIASLVSLAVADGATQALPMDLGSVLSRHPKLSTYYKLIQKFPDVLLQLPSYEGVTIVAPSNDAFNQIPYSPLSNIWDPNDAKVTVPLLQYHILQGTISTMKLKEGPAYVKPTLLLNPKWSNVTAGQNILINKQPDDVIFSTRLGNRATVINYDIKFQGGLIQIVDSLLIPPSGIRQVLMASKVDSFLGGLFRAGLMPDLADRQDITVFAPRDQAMEMVGSALSGMSAKELAGVMGYHIVPGKVLVSTDLDNATSLTTLTGEEVHVRQIGNEKFVNSAKIITTDLLISNGILHIISNVNNPKEADAVPNPSLWLQNPVFKSAGVDDVFDSDIPCTASCPVTNTPTPTPADEAENNAVATPWFTTRSSRGVAAPRATAHVARAALGIMGIVYKMQVFGSMKQRIVIAHGRCRRELQEVILRYAE is encoded by the exons ATGCTTCTGTCTAAAGTATTTGCTGGCATTGCCAGTCTAGTATCACTGGCAGTTGCTGATGGTGCCACTCAAGCTCTGCCCATGGACCTGGGCAGTGTTTTGTCAAGGCACCCCAAGCTTTCAACGTACTACAAATTGATCCAG AAATTCCCCGATGTCCTGTTGCAACTGCCCAGTTATGAGGGTGTCACG ATTGTTGCTCCTTCCAATGATGCTTTCAACCAAATCCCTTATTCTCCTCTCTCCAATATTTGGGACCCGAACGATGCCAAGGTCACTGTTCCGCTTCTTCAGTACCACATTCTGCAGGGGACTATAAGCACaatgaagctgaaggaggGACCTGCATATGTCAAGCCTACACTTCTTCTCAATCCTAAATGGAGCAATGTCACTGCTGGTCAGAACATCCTTATCAACAAACAACCTGACGATGTCATCTTCAGTACCCGGCTGGGCAATCGAGCTACAGTCATCAACTACGATATCAAGTTTCAAGGTGGACTCATCCAGATTGTTGACAGTCTGTTGATTCCGCCTTCTGGCATTCGTCAGGTCCTCATGGCAAGTAAGGTTGACTCGTTTCTTGGTGGACTTTTCAGAGCTGGCCTCATGCCTGATCTTGCTGATCGCCAGGACATCACTGTCTTTGCTCCAAGAGATCAGGCCATGGAGATGGTTGGCAGTGCACTCAGCGGCATGTCAGCCAAGGAGCTAGCAGGTGTCATGGGATACCACATTGTACCTGGCAAGGTTCTTGTCTCGACTGACCTTGACAATGCCACATCTCTTACCACATTGACTGGTGAGGAGGTCCACGTCCGCCAAATTGGCAATGAGAAGTTCGTCAACTCGGCCAAGATCATCACAACTGACCTTCTCATTTCCAATGGTATCCTTCACATCATCTCCAATGTCAATAACCCAAAGGAGGCCGATGCGGTTCCTAATCCTAGTCTCTGGCTTCAAAATCCTGTGTTCAAGTCTGCTGGCGTTGACGATGTCTTCGACTCGGATATCCCTTGTACCGCGAGTTGTCCAGTGACAAATACGCCAACACCTACACCGGcagatgaggctgagaacaACGCTGTGGCAACACCGTGGTTCACCACAAGGTCAAGCAGGGGAGTGGCTGCTCCTCGGGCCACAGCACATGTTGCCCGCGCTGCACTGGGTATCATGGGTATAG TATACAAGATGCAAGTTTTTGGTTCAATGAAACAGCGAATTGTCATAGCGCACGGAAGATGCCGCCGAGAG TTACAGGAGGTAATATTGAGATACGCCGAATAG
- a CDS encoding concanavalin A-like lectin/glucanase domain-containing protein: MNNPYRKSSYGGHDGPGPTDMSRRSMDASGPHEATSTGYRHSTDPGRGSGSGGHGGMFSIPEYSSPASESESTSGSGTQIDERNRYFHSRRVKPGEVEKPWLEKTNPKEKWVTIFPILAIFLGLVGSGFLVWDGIRSVVKNKYCLVMDEDFSQGLNPNIWTKEVEVGGYGNGQFEQTTNTDENVYVEDGKLIIKATLQDPKLMQKNNVINLLKAGTCTSKVWSNCVTSTNLTAGNNSVVPPARSGRINTKKGANIRYGRIEVTAKLPEGDWLWPAIWMLPRQSVYGAWPRSGEIDIIESRGNNWTYKQGGNDIVSSALHWGPNSANDGWWKTNNKRKALHTTYSAGFNMFGLEWSEKYLFTYVNTRLLQVTYTNFKKPMYKRGGFPDVDQNGTRLTDPWTVSPNVNAPFDQEFYLILNVAVGGTNGWFEDGKSEKPWYDASPTAKKDFWDAREQWYPTWTQPQLEVSRVLMMQQCNGNEDL, translated from the exons ATGAATAACCCATATCGAAAAAGTAGTTACGGCGGGCATGACGGCCCTGGCCCGACTGATATGTCACGAAGGTCTATGGACGCCAGTGGCCCTCATGAGGCAACCTCAACAGGATACCGCCACAGTACCGACCCTGGACGAGGCTCAGGTTCAGGTGGCCACGGCGGCATGTTCAGTATTCCAGAGTACTCGAGCCCTGCCTCAGAGTCTGAATCTACATCTGGCTCAGGAACTCAAATCGACGAGCGAAATCGATACTTTCACTCAAGGAGAGTGAAGCCAGGCGAGGTTGAGAAACCGTGGCTGGAAAAAACCAACCCCAAAGAAAAATGGGTGACCATCTTTCCCATTCTTGCAATCTTCCTCGGCCTCGTGGGTTCTGGCTTTCTTGTCTGGGATGGCATTCGAAGCGTAGTCAAGAACAAGTATTGTCTTGTTATGGACGAGGATTTCAGCCAAGGTCTGAACCCCAACATTTGGACTAAGGAAGTCGAAGTTGGTGGCTATGG AAATGGCCAATTCGAGCAGACAACAAACACAGACGAGAACGTCTATGTCGAAGATGGCAAACTCATCATTAAGGCAACTTTGCAGGATCCCAAGTTAATGCAGAAGAACAACGtcatcaaccttctcaaggCCGGCACTTGCACCTCTAAAGTCTGGTCGAACTGTGTTACCTCCACCAACTTGACTGCTGGAAATAACAGCGTGGTTCCTCCCGCGCGATCTGGTCGTATCAATACCAAGAAGGGTGCCAATATTAGGTACGGCCGTATCGAGGTCACCGCCAAGCTCCCTGAAGGTGACTGGCTCTGGCCTGCTATCTGGATGCTCCCAAGGCAGAGTGTCTACGGTGCCTGGCCGAGATCTGGCGAGATCGACATCATTGAATCACGCGGAAACAATTGGACGTACAAACAGGGCGGAAACGACATTGTTTCCTCGGCGCTACACTGGGGTCCCAACTCTGCCAACGATGGCTGGTGGAAGACCAACAACAAGCGAAAGGCCCTTCACACCACCTATAGCGCTGGTTTCAACATGTTTGGCTTGGAGTGGTCTGAAAAATATCTCTTCACTTATGTCAACACCCGACTCCTCCAAGTCACATACACCAACTTCAAGAAGCCCATGTATAAACGAGGGGGGTTCCCCGACGTGGATCAGAATGGCACCCGGCTCACTGATCCATGGACTGTCTCACCTAATGTGAACGCGCCATTCGATCAGGAGTTTTACCTCATCCTCAATGTCGCCGTGGGCGGCACGAACGGGTGGTTTGAGGATGGAAAGTCTGAGAAGCCATGGTACGATGCCTCGCCAACGGCTAAAAAGGACTTTTGGGATGCAAGAGAGCAGTGGTATCCAACTTGGACACAACCACAGCTTGAAGTAAGCCGAGTACTCATGATGCAACAGTGCAATGGCAATGAGGATCTATGA